Within Fusarium fujikuroi IMI 58289 draft genome, chromosome FFUJ_chr08, the genomic segment atcatctcctcctccgtctcTTCCTCAATAGACCACACATCGGGGCTTGGTTCCCGCCATAGTTGTCCTGGGCGGCGTGTTACTGAGTGCCCTCGAGAGCTGGCTCCGTGGCGTCCACGTCCCCTGGATCGTCCACGTAGCTTTGGGCTGCTTGAGAGGGCAGTAGGTGAGAGGAGAGAGTTGTTGGTCGACTGGTTGAAAGCAGGGCTCTTGGGTCGGACTGGTGGTCGGCTGTTGGCAAAGAGGTCCCTAAGAGAGAGGAGTCCTCCGTGCTTGCTGGGTGAGAAGCTGACAtagtcctcatcatcgtcatcataaTCATCCTCGTTGTTGGACTCTGAGATCTCAGAGCTGGTATCAGGTGACATGGGACGCAGACCAGGCTTGCGTAGTCCATCGAGTGTTGATGGACTTACACTGCGGACAAAGGGTCGAGGAGAACTGGCATCCTCAATACCCGCGTCAAAGTCTAGCAAGACGTCGTCcatatcatcgtcgtcaagaaGAGGAGCTGGTGTAAGAAAGTAGGTAAGAGGGTCatcatcgatatcatcaagagATGGAAGTGGTCGGTTCTTGGTAGAGAGGGTAGGCTTGAGGCGCATCTGGGTAGGTGGCCAAGAGTCTCGACGAGACCGCATCTCAGACTCGGTCGGCATAGTGGAGATTCGTAAGAATGAATTTCGAGTTAAGTGAAGTAAAGTTGATTTGATCAAAGGGTCTACTGAGGCCTGCGAGCTATATATGTATGCAGGGATCTCTTTGTAAGTGAAGTGGGTGGGTGCTAGAAAGCTTCACCGCGATTTGGTGTTAAAAACAGGTATGAACCAGGCGAAACAAAGACCGGTTGTCTTAAGGCTGGGAAGTGGATGCCCTGACGTCTTTTCCATGGAAGACCCTTTGGAGTCACTCACCGCAGGCAGAAGTATTTCTTTGTGCTTTGTGTAAGAGGACTGAACAGAACACGAAGAAGGCCGGCGGTATAGGACTCAGAGAGGCATTACAATGAACGGGCGAGCACGCCTCAACTATATAGCAGTCAGTCAGGCAGATAAACAAGCCTCCTCACGAGCTCACATTCCAATCCATAGCCTACTGCACACATAATATCTGAGACACAGGCATCAGCCGTGCGGTACCTTTCAAGGCATCGAAATAGGGCCAAGGAAGAAAGGGCTGCAAGAACCCACACCCAAAACAGGGCTGTATCTCCAAAGCGGACCATCTCCCAGTCATATCATGGAATTCTTGTAAGCCCCGAGGGCCTTGTGAGTGGTAGGCAGAGGACTCTGAGCACTATGGGTGGTCATCGGCCTCCAATAGGCGGAGCTGCCTATCTTCGCACGTGAAGCTATTCAGCCAAGATGAATACGAACCTGTAGAGTCTCGCGCGCACGACGCCACGCGGCCCGTCGATAGGATAATCGGGAGGCGCCCGGTCTGAAAATGGAAGTCATGGGTTGAGTTAGCGGGTTGATAATCAAGAGAAACGAGCTGAGAGAAGTTGGTGGCTGACGATAAATCAGCTCTTTGGGCTACAACATTGGATGCCACGGGCTCGAGTTGGTAGTGATAAACAGGTTCCAATGCACATAGGGTCCACGGTCTAGCGCTGCAGCCGCCAGTAAAAACGACAAAAGGGCAGCCAACTCGATCTGCCGTGATCGACAGAAACAAAAAGGATGGTGAGATGCCTCCATAGTCGGCTTGAATTATGGCATCTCATTCGCTCACAAGAACATGGAGGTTGGCTTGGTCATGGACATTTGCGATGGTATTTCCTTTGACAAACTCGGTCGCGGGGGCGGTGACACTCTCCGGAGAATGCTATATCAAGTGAGACATGGTCGACACCACCAACTAGGCCATTTCATCTCATCTGACTGTGCCTTCACGTCTCTCTCAGCTCCACCGGCCTTACCGGACTATGGCGAGGGAGTCATGCTGAGCTCCTTAGGAACTAACAATGATTCAAATTCACGATCGGGCATTTCCTGCAAGATCGATCGCACTGAGGCCATCCGGACCTGTCTGTTGTGCATGGTGCCTTGCAGCTTGGATAGCGTATCCGCAAAGACTCCATATTTGGGCCATCACGCTTGAGTCGGGTGTCAAGCACGCGGGGCTTTCTACTGTTTTACTGCCAACTTTTCTTCTCCATGGACTTGCAGGGCAATCAAGTTGAAAGCTGGGCGTCGCGAATTGGAGGGGTTGCATCGGCCAAGGACGGAGTTAAGTAATACGCGGTTGTGAGGTGAGAGTGATGAGTCAAAAACGAGGACCGCCTCTATTGATTCAAGTTATCAATATTTACAGCCACAAGTTGCGGGCATTTCCCCCATGTTCATGTTGGACCCTTGCGACGATCATCAACGATTACGTGGATTAGTACGCAAGTCCGGAGATGCCATGAGTGAGAAAAGGGTGTGGTGAGCGGGCGCCTGTCCTCTGTAGGCTGCCtcgaaaagaaaagagggatTTCCAATTGTCCCATCAGCAAAAGCCCAGCCAGCCCCTCTAGCCTTCTCTAGCCTCCCCCAGATTCTCGAATGTCCAATCCTGCTTTGATCCAATCTGGTGGTCCTCCCTGGTCTTATGATCACCTCACCCATGCCCTCCAGCCACCAACAGGCCTAGGCccgcctttttttttatacTTCCTAGTTGATAGACACGCGGCGATAAGAGGTTATCTCCCACTATTCTTCTCGCAACATTACAAAACTTGGTCGTCATTATCGTGTAGATTCTTCAGTTCTGAGACCACATGGTACCAAGCCATGAATCATCACTTCAAGTTCAGCCCGGCATGATAATGTGGGACCTTGTCTGTTCTCGTTAGACCTGGATTCAAGTGGGCATGTGCCGTTCCGAACGGAGTCGATGCGTCCCGTAACTAATTAAAAACATACTTGCAAGCAAACTTTGACTAGAAGCAATAGTTGAAACGCCCACCCACCGAAGAATATGCCCTTTCAGGTTGAAGACCCCGACCACGGGCCGCAATTATGGGTCTAGACCCCGAGACCCTCCCGGTTATGATCCACTATTTCTCGGAGGCCACACTTAATCTCAGCCGCAGTTGACTTGTTATCAAGGTCTATCAATTATGGCTGGCTACCGCCTGGACCATGCCATAAGCGAAGATAAGCTTGCAGGCCCTTGTGGTGACACAGCTGACTCTGACCGTAATTCGCCTTTTATGGCGATATGTTCGTCGATGTGTAAATGAAGGCCTCGAGCTATGGACCATTTCCATAATAATTCTGTCTCTATAGCAAGTTTTATCTTGAAACAACAGATATCGTAGTCGAAGTATAATTTCAAAATAGTAGGTTGCCTTTGTGTAGTGTTTGTTTATGACATTGGCGCTTGGACTGGGATTAGGACTCGATTGACAGCTCTTTCGTGATAGTGGGAGATAAACCTCCAGTTATGCTGGCTCCGATGGTTTCTGAACGAGCCACTCGCTATCGTTTTAGTGATAGATCTCAACTGAATGCTGCTTGTATACGGGAATGGCGTACAGCTACTCCACTTTGTAGGGATTGTGACCGAAATTGTATTACAAGACTATACCCTACTGCATCAGCTTAAACGCCTTCAGTTCTGCTTCTTAAGGCTAGATAAACCATTGGGCATTACGATATTGCCCGTATTTGGTGTAATAGCTCTGCATATTACAGATATTTACTTCTGTGAACACCTATTCGACGGCATCATAAGCGGAATCTCTAACCCTTATGTGTAATAACCACCCATGACTGCCATCCTTGAGTCCTTGACCTGCCCTAGGTAAAGAGGAGGGTCCCCATAGCCTATCTCTGATTACACTTTACAGCAGAGGTATCAATAGCGAAGTGAGCTTTATATGTGAAACTAAGAATCCATGAATGTGTGCCCATGGACAAGATGGCGCTTCGCCGTGCCAAGACGGAACAAACTAAGGATCAACGATTGATCATCGCCAGGAAATCTGTATGCCACACTTTCAAATATGCTTGAATTAGTTCAACACGACATCCAGTTCAATCTTAATCATGTGGTGTGAGGCTTTAAACTATTGAACAATAGCAATTTGACATGTCAGGTTATTCGAATCATAGAATGATGAGGCATGGCATCATTTAAACCAGAAGAGTGAAGGAGATCAAAATTTGTATAAGTCATTAATTACTCAGGCTGGATAATGACGTTTGTCACTTACTGGCAATATAAGTTATGTAGAGTAAGAGTAAGGATAAGTGTAGTATCATAGGCATCTCGCAATTGTTTTATTTACAACTAGATCAAAAGCTATAAGTTCTGAGCAAATGGCTATTTAGCGGTCATATTAGTATGATGGACTGTTAAGATGTGGTCATGGAGTTCATGTGCCATGATCGCGATGAAGCCAAAGCCCACGAGGTTAGTATAGGGTGGTGATCTTCAAGACAACGACAGGTCATCGAGCTTGAGTGATTATCGTAAGTCCTATTCAACAGTTATAGACAGATCTGCTTGTATTATAAGAGCACAACGCTGAATAGATGTTGCATTTCCATCCAAATGGTCAGTTTTTGGATGTGTCATTCATGTATGGATGCGTACTGTATCCAGCTTTACGCTTTTCATCACACAACACTGGACCATACAAACATTTCACCGTATCGACCAATAATGAATCACAGTAGGCCATTGAATAAGTCAAAGTGCTGAGTTTTGTATGCGCCTTGTGAAGCAGACATGCCGAATAGTAAATAACAGGACACAATAAAAATGATGGTGATGCTACCAATGATTCGTCTGACGAGGCTAGCCTTACAAGATAACTTCTCCCTATGTTAAGAATTACTGCTTATACAATAAAATTGGTTACCGTGATATGGCCAGATGATTTAGGTACTTTTTCGAGAAGCTTTTGCAAACCTTTTACATGAAGGTTGCTTTTGTAACATCGGCCATGATTCGTACATCAATCGCCGTTCCTTTCAAGTATTTGACACCGAGGTCAAGTGAAATGAGGGCACAATATTGGAAGTGCCTGGTTAAATGTCACTGTATTACTGTGACACTTTGGCGATACCATTGAGATTTGACACAAGGTTACCTATACGCGAACAACCTAATATACATAATGAGGGAAAACGATAGCCTCATGCTCCCCGAGCAACACTCGCGTGTTGTCCGATTTACGGTGACCCACACCGAACTCCCCTCGAGATTCGATAGAACCAAGCATGCTAAAAAATATTGTAATTGTATAACCCTGAGTGCACTGGATGATTTTCCTTTTATGGAGTGCAGTCCTCCAATCTCCATTAGCAAGTCCGATTTAGCCACAGAAAGGAGAGGTATTGGCTAATGAAAGGTCGCAAATCGAAGAAGAATGATATAGAACCTCgggggaaaaagaaaagaaaaaagaggggCCAGAGTATGGCCATGGTTTGAAAACATCAACGCACCAAGCTTAATATCAGTGACAGAAGAATTGGTGGCTGTGGACCCCTGCGGCATCAAATCTGGGGTAAATACGGACTATCTGTAGACGCCATGCCTATCGCAGCACGTATCCCCACGTGATGACCTCATTGGATAGGTCCGCTCGGACCCGACTTACGACGCTCATGGTAAACATTCAGTATCGCGACAGCTTCGTCTTTGTCCTCCCAGGCCTAAAACTCCTAGATATCACGTATCTTTCCCTCGATTCCTGAACGAGTAACACTTCTTAATAAGCCTCCATCCAATATCATCACTGTAAACCCCACAATGACTCAACTCGACATTCCCTCGACCGCATCTCTGAGAATGGAAGTCCTCAACAAGCACCAGAGAATGCCTCTGCGTATCCTCACCTTCAACGTTCGTTACGCAACAAACAATCGTGAACATAATGAGAAACCCTGGAATGTGCGCCGGCCCAAACTCATCAATCAATTGAACTTCGTCACCGCCGGCCATGAGAGCCCCTTCATTTGCCTCCAGGAATGTCTCAACCACCAGGTCAACGAGATCCAGGAGGATCTGGGCTCTCATTGGAGACATGTTGGCCGTGGACGCGGAGAGAAACCCGAGGACGGAGAGTTTTCTCCTATTTTCTATCGCAACGATGTATGGAAGAACATACGCAAAGAGGTCCGATGGCTGAGCAAGACACCCGAGAAGCCCTCTCGCGGTTGGGATGCAGTCCTGAACCGGATTGTCACGATGGGGGAATTCGAACACCGAGTCACGGGTACCCGTGTCGTAGTATTCAGCACGCATTTCGACCACATCGGCGTCAAGGCCCGCCAACACAGTGCTGAGCTGCTCATCAAGTTCGCCAAAGAATGGGGCCAAGCAGGTGACAAGAAGGCGTCAGCCGTACTCATCGGCGGCGACTTCAACAGCGAGCCCGAGGATGGCGCGTACAAGACAATCACGGCGTCTGGGTCAGGCATCTCTGACGTGTCGGACCTGGTGCCCAAGCATAAACATTACGGCAACGAAACGACGTACACGAGCTTCGGGGAGGGGTGGGAACCCTCGCGTATCGACTTCCTGTTCATCCAAGAGCCGAGAACAGCTCATGTCAAGACTTTTGGGGTTCTAGCGAATGTATTTGATGATGGCGTTCGTGTTTCCGATCACCGACCTGTCGTGTCAGACATTGACATTGTGGTTTGATCGGGCACAGGGTGGTACTGTGCCCAACGTGAGTGCAGTCTGTGATAAGTTGACATATGCTTCTTCAGACAATTACAGAGTgttaatagctaaatacttCGTTATGGTGCATGTATGTttgtttgatgaggatgctgtGGCGCTGGCTTCACTGCATACATGCCAACAAAACATTAGTTGAGCACCGTTGTCGTGGTCTTTGGAATACT encodes:
- a CDS encoding related to endonuclease/exonuclease/phosphatase family protein, which codes for MTQLDIPSTASLRMEVLNKHQRMPLRILTFNVRYATNNREHNEKPWNVRRPKLINQLNFVTAGHESPFICLQECLNHQVNEIQEDLGSHWRHVGRGRGEKPEDGEFSPIFYRNDVWKNIRKEVRWLSKTPEKPSRGWDAVLNRIVTMGEFEHRVTGTRVVVFSTHFDHIGVKARQHSAELLIKFAKEWGQAGDKKASAVLIGGDFNSEPEDGAYKTITASGSGISDVSDLVPKHKHYGNETTYTSFGEGWEPSRIDFLFIQEPRTAHVKTFGVLANVFDDGVRVSDHRPVVSDIDIVV